Proteins encoded by one window of bacterium:
- a CDS encoding insulinase family protein: MPAKFRIPSLLAAVALLLTAGLAGAQTYLDLESQVQEFTLDNGVRFIVLEDHSVPVFSFRTFVNVGSANEVRGVTGLTHILEHMAFKGTPEIGTDDYKAELKAMAGEDAAFAALKAERLKGVNADPARLEELEAAFTAAKDAAREYVVTNEFGKIVENNGGQGLNAYTNSDVTVYLYNMPSNRLELWAYIEGARMAKPVLREFYTEKDGPVTEERRMRTDNNPIGRMIEQFQNLMFMANGYHHSTIGYMSDLENISRADCQKYFDDNYVGRNIVVSIVGDVDAAEVKKYAAKYFGDIPAGDPEPVETLEPKQLGEKRLVMKDPSQPVFVAGYHIENVRHPDWPVYEVIADVLGQGRTSRLYTSLVKEQGIAVQAMTFPGFPGQKFQTGLLAFAIPVKGKTAYDIEDAVYAEIDKIVADGITQDELDGVKQRARANFIRGLQGNAGMASQLAWYQTYYGDWRELFNEVARIEAVTLDDVKRVAADVFAPTNRTVALIETEDSGS, encoded by the coding sequence ATGCCCGCGAAGTTCCGAATCCCGAGCCTTCTGGCCGCGGTCGCCCTGCTGCTGACCGCCGGCCTGGCCGGCGCCCAGACCTACCTCGATCTCGAGAGCCAGGTCCAGGAGTTCACCCTCGACAACGGGGTGCGCTTCATCGTGCTCGAGGACCACTCGGTCCCCGTCTTCAGTTTCCGCACGTTCGTCAACGTCGGCAGCGCCAACGAGGTGCGCGGCGTCACCGGCCTGACGCACATCCTCGAGCACATGGCCTTCAAGGGCACGCCCGAGATCGGCACCGACGACTACAAGGCCGAACTGAAGGCCATGGCCGGCGAGGACGCCGCCTTCGCCGCCCTCAAGGCCGAACGCCTCAAGGGCGTCAACGCCGACCCCGCCCGGCTCGAGGAGCTCGAGGCCGCCTTCACCGCGGCCAAGGACGCGGCCCGCGAGTACGTCGTCACCAACGAGTTCGGCAAGATCGTCGAGAACAACGGTGGCCAGGGCCTGAACGCCTACACCAACAGCGACGTGACGGTGTACCTGTACAACATGCCGAGCAACCGCCTCGAGCTGTGGGCCTACATCGAGGGCGCCCGCATGGCCAAGCCCGTCCTGCGCGAGTTCTACACCGAGAAGGACGGTCCGGTCACCGAGGAGCGCCGCATGCGCACCGACAACAACCCGATCGGCCGCATGATCGAGCAGTTCCAGAACCTGATGTTCATGGCCAACGGCTACCACCACTCGACCATCGGCTACATGTCCGACCTCGAGAACATCAGCCGCGCCGACTGCCAGAAGTACTTCGACGACAACTACGTCGGCCGCAACATCGTCGTCTCCATCGTGGGCGACGTCGACGCCGCCGAGGTGAAGAAGTACGCCGCGAAGTACTTCGGCGACATTCCCGCCGGCGATCCCGAACCGGTCGAGACCCTCGAGCCGAAGCAGCTCGGCGAGAAGCGCCTGGTCATGAAGGATCCCAGCCAGCCCGTCTTCGTCGCCGGCTACCACATCGAGAACGTGCGCCACCCGGACTGGCCGGTGTACGAGGTCATCGCCGACGTGCTCGGACAGGGCCGCACCAGCCGCCTCTACACCAGCCTGGTCAAGGAGCAGGGCATCGCCGTGCAGGCCATGACCTTCCCGGGCTTCCCGGGCCAGAAGTTCCAGACCGGCCTGCTCGCCTTCGCGATCCCCGTCAAGGGCAAGACCGCCTACGACATCGAGGACGCGGTGTACGCCGAGATCGACAAGATCGTCGCCGACGGCATCACGCAGGACGAGCTCGACGGCGTCAAGCAGCGCGCCCGGGCCAACTTCATCCGCGGCCTGCAGGGCAACGCGGGCATGGCCAGCCAGCTGGCGTGGTACCAGACCTACTACGGCGACTGGCGCGAGCTCTTCAACGAGGTCGCCCGCATCGAGGCCGTGACCCTCGACGACGTCAAGCGCGTCGCCGCCGACGTCTTCGCCCCGACGAACCGCACCGTCGCCCTCATCGAGACCGAGGACAGCGGGTCCTGA